Proteins from a single region of Noviherbaspirillum saxi:
- a CDS encoding nuclear transport factor 2 family protein: protein MNHMLRPPFHRFLPIASIASLCVLASCGGVNADPVNMCGKPSLEDRAEILDLIARYGPYIDYREAKPWASLFTEDGELNYPKFGDTTGAREVVKGRDALVAFASQSSAPNLVFAHYPGQTILVSVRTDQVKALTPVATAMVKTNAQLAANYNGLGVYEDVIVKTANGWRFRSRSANIYAALPMSRDFLPCNPATM from the coding sequence ATGAACCATATGCTCAGACCACCGTTCCACCGATTCCTGCCGATTGCATCGATCGCCTCGCTGTGCGTCCTTGCATCCTGCGGCGGCGTCAACGCGGACCCGGTAAACATGTGCGGCAAGCCCAGCCTCGAAGACCGCGCAGAAATCCTCGACCTCATTGCGAGATATGGACCGTATATCGATTATCGCGAAGCCAAGCCGTGGGCATCGTTGTTCACGGAGGATGGTGAACTGAACTATCCGAAGTTCGGCGACACTACCGGTGCCCGGGAAGTCGTCAAGGGTCGCGATGCACTCGTGGCCTTTGCCTCGCAGAGTTCGGCACCTAACCTGGTATTTGCTCACTATCCCGGGCAGACGATTCTCGTTAGCGTCCGCACCGATCAGGTCAAGGCGCTCACCCCGGTAGCGACTGCGATGGTCAAAACCAACGCGCAACTGGCCGCCAACTACAACGGGTTGGGCGTCTATGAGGACGTGATCGTCAAGACTGCCAATGGTTGGCGCTTCCGGAGTCGCAGCGCCAACATCTACGCTGCTCTGCCGATGTCGCGGGATTTCCTGCCTTGCAATCCAGCGACGATGTAA